In Helianthus annuus cultivar XRQ/B chromosome 8, HanXRQr2.0-SUNRISE, whole genome shotgun sequence, a single genomic region encodes these proteins:
- the LOC110873519 gene encoding zinc finger CCCH domain-containing protein 18-like, whose translation MKLCVLENIRPHGQHAVVLADDAARYMENRYHRNFPSPGPIVSGSKQIYLTFPAKSTFTEDDVSNYFSNFGPVHDVRIPCQQKRMFGFVTFQNSETVQMVLSKGNPHYVCGACVLVKPYRGKLKLFDRKYFEKFEAPLCYNSIFSSGLFMRW comes from the exons ATGAAGCTatgcgttttagaaaacataaG ACCTCATGGGCAGCATGCAGTAGTTTTGGCTGATGATGCGGCAAGGTACATGGAAAACCGCTATCATCGTAACTTTCCGAGTCCAGGCCCGATTGTTAGCGGGTCAAAGCAAATTTATTTGACATTTCCAGCCAAAAGCACCTTCACCGAAGATGACGTTTCCAACTACTTCAG TAACTTTGGCCCGGTTCATGATGTGAGAATTCCTTGTCAACAAAAACGGATGTTTGGATTTGTAACGTTTCAAAATTCTGAAACGGTGCAAATGGTTTTGTCAAAAGGGAACCCGCATTATGTTTGTGGGGCGTGTGTTCTTGTAAAACCGTATAGAGGAAAACTGAAACTATTTGACAG aaaatactttGAGAAGTTTGAGGCTCCATTGTGTTACAATTCTATTTTCTCATCGGGCTTGTTTATGCGGTGGTGA